A genomic segment from Toxotes jaculatrix isolate fToxJac2 chromosome 6, fToxJac2.pri, whole genome shotgun sequence encodes:
- the si:dkey-66a8.7 gene encoding PI-PLC X domain-containing protein 1 — protein sequence MDHGCQDWMSALPQELWDIPLTNLAIPGSHDAMSYCLDINSPLVRSESDCFRLLDGLFYCFTRPVIFKWATTQDKSIEKQLSMGIRFFDLRIAHKPNDSSSDLYFTHVIYTHITVLETLFSVATWLESHPKEIVILACSHFEGMDDRCHESFIFHLKKLFGSKLCPRKESVLTLRSLWASGYQVVLSYDSQTAERHQELWPDIPYWWANQRTAQGVISYLDRKKDLGRPDGFFVSGLNLTADRYYITTNPKQSLRTLTFSSWECLKKWLEEQVPGSDSKSLNIIAGDFVGPLPLCSLVIALNQKLLGKNASQIKKEYQL from the exons ATGGATCACGGCTGCCAGGACTGGATGTCAGCGTTACCCCAGGAGCTGTGGGACATCCCTCTGACAAACCTGGCCATACCTG GGAGCCATGATGCCATGAGTTACTGCCTGGACATAAACTCCCCCCTGGTCAGGTCTGAATCAGACTGCTTCAGGCTGCTGGATGGACTTTTCTACTGCTTTACCAGACCGGTCATTTTTAAATGGGCCACCACACAA gaTAAAAGCATCGAGAAGCAGCTTTCGATGGGGATTCGCTTCTTTGATTTGCGTATCGCACATAAACCCAATGACTCATCCAGCGACCTGTACTTCACTCAcgtcatatacacacacataacagtTTTG gaaACGCTGTTTTCTGTTGCCACCTGGTTAGAGTCTCATCCTAAAGAGATCGTTATCCTCGCTTGCAGCCATTTTGAGGGAATGGACGACAGATGCCATGAATCATTCATTTTCCACCTGAAGAAGCTGTTCGGCTCAAAACTCTGCCCCCGGAAG GAATCAGTCCTGACCTTGCGGAGTCTGTGGGCATCTGGTTACCAGGTCGTCCTGTCCTACGACTCCCAGACTGCAGAGAGACACCAGGAGCTGTGGCCTGACATCCCCTACTGGTGGGCCAACCAGCGCACAGCACAGGGAGTGATCAGTTACCTGGACAGGAAAAAAGATCTGGGGCGTCCAG ACGGCTTCTTTGTCTCAGGCCTGAACCTGACAGCTGATAGGTATTACATCACCACGAACCCGAAGCAGTCCCTGCGGACGCTGACCTTCAGCAGCTGGGAGTGTTTGAAGAAATGGCTGGAGGAGCAGGTCCCCGGGTCGGACAGCAAGAGCCTCAACATCATCGCAGGAGACTTCGTGGGGCCGCTTCCGCTCTGCTCTTTGGTCATTGCACTGAACCAAAAACTTCTTGGGAAGAACGCCAGTCAGATAAAGAAAGAGTACCAGCTGTGA
- the gtpbp6 gene encoding putative GTP-binding protein 6: MTTLRRIYSWSPLLQRPCALSGQRAAAAACSLLHTPHHAAAARTIQPQRLRAAPSLQHRAFALSSCRLKRTDSFSSGQETGFTEEEEEGGDLIEDSEVEELFLQQVPAGIAGEEQHRVFIVQPDVKWGSRKQHLTTAELMMAEAVGLVNTLDNWRVVDKIILSTKTPEKKRIFGKGNFQSLTEKIRQTAGITAVFVNVERLSPLSEREFEGAWGLKVFDRYSIVLHIFRCNARTKEAKLQISLAEIPLLRSRLKNEITNMDQQGGGSRYIGGSGETLFEVQQRLLKERELKIRSVLEKLRKKRHLLQSQRKHKEFPVVSVLGYTNCGKTTLIKALTGDSALQPRNQLFATLDVTVHAGQLPSRMAVLYVDTIGFLSQLPHQLIDSFSATLEDIKHSDLLIHVRDISHPETANQKVNVLNVLKNLEIPDRLMSSMIEVHNKTDLVDNYQPAEPDALSISALEERGLDELKKVVEAEIVNSTGKHILDLKVNLSTPQLSWLYKEATVQDVQVNADDGSAVVKVIISAAAYGRYKKLFAER, translated from the exons ATGACAACACTGAGGAGGATTTATTCATGGTCCCCGCTCCTGCAGCGGCCCTGCGCACTCAGcggtcagagagcagcagccgCCGCCTGCAGCCTCCTCCACACGCCTCACCATGCTGCTGCAGCCCGCACCATTCAGCCTCAGCGGCTGAGAGCTGCGCCCAGCCTGCAGCACAGAGCGTTTGCTCTTTCTTCATGCAGGTTAAAGAGGACAGACTCCTTCAGCAGCGGGCAGGAGACAGGGtttacagaggaggaggaggagggtggagacCTCATTGAGGACAGTGAGGTGGAGGAGCTCTTCCTGCAGCAGGTTCCTGCAGGCATCGCAGGGGAGGAACAGCACAGGGTCTTCATCGTTCAGCCTGATGTGAAGTGGGGGAGCAGGAAGCAGCATCTGACCACCG CCGAGCTGATGATGGCCGAGGCCGTGGGGCTCGTGAACACGTTAGACAACTGGAGAGTGGTGGACAAGATCATCCTGTCCACCAAGacaccagagaagaagaggataTTCGGCAAAGGCAACTTCCAGTCTCTTACAG AGAAAAtcagacaaacagcaggaatcactgcagtgtttgtgaatGTTGAGCGTCTGTCTCCTTTGTCCGAG AGGGAGTTTGAGGGAGCCTGGGGGCTTAAAGTTTTTGACAGATACTCCATAGTCCTTCACATCTTCCGCTGCAACGCCAGAACCAAAGAGGCCAAGCTACAGATCTCTCTGGCTGAGATTCCCTTGTTAAG ATCTcgtttgaaaaatgaaatcacaaacATGGATCAGCAAGGCGGAGGATCGAGATACATCGGAGGTTCAG GTGAGACACTGTTCGAGGTCCAGCAGAGGCTGTTGAAGGAGCGTGAGCTGAAGATTCGCTCAGTGCTGGAAAAGCTGCGGAAGAAGAGGCACCTGCTGCAATCTCAGCGTAAACACAAAGAGTTCCCCGTCGTCTCTGTGCTGGGATACACAAACTGTG GAAAAACGACTCTGATCAAAGCACTGACTGGTGACAGCGCTCTCCAGCCCAGAAACCAGCTTTTCGCCACCCTGGATGTCACTGTCCATGCCGGCCAGTTGCCCAGTCGCATGGCTGTTCTGTACGTGGACACCATCGGCTTCCTGTCCCAGCTGCCCCACCAGCTCATCGACTCCTTCTCTGCCACGCTGGAAGATATTAAACACTCT GATCTGCTGATCCACGTCAGAGACATCAGTCATCCAGAGACGGCGAATCAGAAGGTGAACGTACTGAACGTCCTCAAGAACCTGGAAATCCCTGACAGGCTGATGAGCTCCATGATAGAAGTCCACAATAAAACCGACCTCGTTGACAA CTATCAGCCTGCAGAGCCCGACGCACTGAGCATATCTGCCCTGGAAGAGCGAGGCCTGGATGAGCTGAAGAAAGTAGTGGAAGCAGAGATTGTGAACTCAactggaaaacacattttagatCTGAAAGTTAACCTCAGCACTCCTCAGTTAAG TTGGCTGTACAAAGAGGCCACTGTTCAGGACGTGCAGGTGAATGCAGATGACGGCTCGGCTGTCGTCAAGGTCATCATCAGCGCGGCTGCTTACGGACGCTACAAGAAACTGTTCGCAGAGAGATAG
- the LOC121183958 gene encoding ICOS ligand-like has protein sequence MPVALWRTGLMLSFLRFCACLEEDCVLGVVGRPVSLPCFYPELLTSVNVSIEWRREDRVVLRSEWGEGAKVEEWSTDSATISADAALTGNLSLELPSADPSQDKTYYSLFIVSGENQSAPLCTVCLRIAASFSSPLLQREEAALGNETAFLCHSSGGFPEPAVHWLINDSEELPEGSVVTVAASLADSNLYNITSHLTVNISEVSSVSCVIKNLPMNQTLTSTSYGVQGSPKVSRASEAMWIFSTALCVVVGVMVLAGVAYQIHLDRISKRKKDEYRRQNRGYKRQHRYQEETEAMKPEPEDTDV, from the exons ATGCCGGTGGCACTGTGGCGCACAGGACTGATGCTCAGCTTCCTCCGTTTCTGCGCCTGTCTGG AGGAAGACTGTGTCCTTGGCGTAGTGGGACGGCCGGTCTCACTGCCCTGCTTTTACCCTGAATTATTAACCTCTGTGAATGTTTCCattgagtggaggagagaggacagagtggTGCTCAGATCAGAGTGGGGAGAGGGTGCGAAAGTGGAGGAATGGAGCACTGACAGCGCAACAATCTCCGCTGACGCTGCTCTGACTGGAAACTTGTCTTTGGAGCTTCCCTCAGCTGATCCCAGCCAGGACAAAACCTATTACAGTCTATTCATCGTCTCAGGGGAGAACCAAAGTGCTCCTCTGTGCACTGTGTGCCTCAGAATAGCAG CCAGTTTCAGCTCCCCGCTGCTGCAGAGGGAAGAGGCAGCGCTGGGCAATGAGACGGCCTTCCTGTGTCACTCCAGTGGAGGTTTCCCTGAACCTGCTGTGCACTGGCTCATCAACGACTCTGAGGAGCTGCCTGAGGGTTCGGTGGTGACCGTGGCTGCATCACTCGCAGACTCCAATCTCTACAACATCACAAGCCACCTGACGGTCAACATTTCCGAAGTCTCCAGTGTGTCGTGCGTCATAAAGAACCTGCCCATGAACCAAACCCTGACGTCCACGAGCT ATGGCGTGCAGGGCAGCCCAAAGGTTAGTCGAGCATCAGAGGCCATGTGGATCTTCAGCACAGCTCTCTGTGTGGTGGTTGGGGTCATGGTGTTGGCGGGAGTGGCCTATCAGATCCACCTGGACAGGATAAGTAAGAGGAAGAAGGACGAGTACCGACGCCAAAACAGAG GATACAAAAGACAACATCGGTACCAGGAGGAGACTGAGGCCATGAAGCCGGAGCCAGAAGACACTGATGTTTAA
- the nit2 gene encoding omega-amidase NIT2, translated as MSTLTKAMSKFRLAVVQLQVTSVKADNLSRARRLVKEAAGQGSKVVLLPECFNSPYGTSFFSAYAERIPGESTQVLSEAAKDNQVYVVGGSIPEEDGGKLYNSCPVFGPDGELILKHRKIHLFDIDVPGKIRFQESETLSPGNSLSMFETPFCKVGVGICYDMRFADLAQLYSRRGCQLLVYPGAFNMTTGPAHWELLQRARALDNQVYVATASPARDETASYVAWGHSTVVSPWGEVISKAGPEEAVIYADIDLQYLADIRQQIPITAQRRDDLYTVTSVQEGSS; from the exons ATGTCCACTTTAACCAAAGCAATGTCCA AGTTCCGTCTGgctgtggtgcagctgcaggtgaCGAGCGTCAAAGCGGACAACCTGAGCAGAGCCCGGAGGCTGGTGAAGGAGGCTGCGGGACAAGGCAGCAAAGTGGTGCTGCTGCCG GAATGCTTCAATTCTCCGTATGGAACCAGCTTCTTCTCTGCGTACGCTGAGAGGATCCCAGGAGAGTCCACCCAGGTGCTGTCAGAGGCAGCGAAGGACAATCAGGTTTATGTAGTGGGAG GATCTATCcctgaggaggatggagggaagcTGTATAACAGCTGTCCGGTGTTTGGGCCTGATGGAGAGCTGATTCTTAAACACAGGAAG ATTCACCTTTTCGACATCGACGTTCCGGGAAAAATCCGCTTCCAGGAGTCTGAGACGCTGAGTCCCGGAAACAGTTTGTCAATGTTTGAGACAC CATTCTGTAAAGTGGGAGTGGGGATTTGCTACGACATGAGGTTTGCAGACCTCGCTCAGCTCTACAGCAGGAGAG GCTGTCAGCTGCTGGTTTACCCAGGAGCCTTCAACATGACGACTGGTCCAGCGCACTGGGAGCTCCTGCAGAGGGCGAG GGCGCTCGATAACCAGGTGTACGTGGCCACGGCTTCGCCTGCCAGAGACGAGACGGCTTCATACGTGGCCTGGGGCCACAGCACTGTTGTGAGCCCATG GGGAGAAGTTATCTCCAAGGCCGGACCAGAGGAGGCCGTTATTTACGCTGACATCG ACCTGCAGTACCTGGCCGATATCCGGCAGCAGATCCCGATCACGGCTCAGCGTCGAGACGACCTCTACACGGTGACGTCTGTGCAGGAAGGATCGAGCTGA
- the tbc1d23 gene encoding TBC1 domain family member 23 isoform X2 codes for MADAVEEALQGSWDQDLAEALDSGGSDMEMERAIIQVQENSAQHRAKMWKIALNVSGKGDSLSPWDGVFDLPEQTLIHNRSQQLIDQLGVSEEERSDMVSDVESVITFYCKSRNITFTPELSWPHLLKPLLGLHLPRSDLYNCFYAVMNKYIPRDCVPNGRPFHLYRLLLQYHEPELCSFLDTKKITPDSYAISWLGSLFSSHCLPDVTQALWDSYLQQADPFLIFFLMLIMLVNAKETILAQEGDSKEDIIKMLEAFPSLLESEDIEDLFSLAQYYQSKTPLSLRKMNQNLFGSSLVALKEEDTDLSQALCLPVSVPEILQANQQQQDGVRFFVVDCRPAEQYNAGHLSTAFHLDSDLMLQNPSEFALSVKSLLEAQKQSLESGSIASGEHLCFMGSGREEEDMYMNMVLAHFLQKNKEYVSIAKGGFMALQQHLVDMNVEGLDSSYVHWIVSTSGSHSSLSSADGESLSSPGDSKGVKSLVNKMTFALKSKSVNVKEKMISFIENTSTPVDRHVSSSDRVGKPYRGVKPVFSIGDEEEYDTDEIDSSSMSDDDRKEIVNIQTWINKPDVKHHIPCNEVKETGHMFPSHLLITATHMYCLREIASRKGFAYIQSRQALNSVVKITSKKKHPELITFKFGSNNSAGVEISAVERYLIPNAGDATKVIKQQIMKVLDALESS; via the exons ATGGCGGATGCCGTGGAGGAAGCTCTTCAGGGCAGCTG GGACCAGGATCTAGCTGAGGCTCTAGACTCTGGCGGTTCTGacatggagatggagagagccATCATCCAGGTCCAGGAGAATTCAGCTCAGCACAGGGCTAAGATGTGGAAG ATCGCACTAAATGTCTCTGGGAAAGGAGACAGTCTGTCCCCCTGGGACGGCGTCTTCGATTTGCCCGAACAGACACTTATTCATAACCGTAGTCAACAGCTGATTG ACCAGCTGGGAGtttcagaggaagagaggagcgACATGGTGTCCGACGTTGAGTCGGTCATCACTTTCTACTGTAAGTCCCGCAACATTACCTTCACTCCAGAGCTGAGCTGGCCGCACCTGCTCAAGCCTCTTCTGGGCCTTCACCTTCCCCGCAGCGACCTCTACAACTGCTTCTACGCGGTCATGAACAAGTACATCCCCAG ggacTGTGTGCCAAACGGTCGACCTTTCCACCTGTacagactgctgctgcagtaCCACGAGCCCGAGCTCTGCTCCTTCTTGGACACCAAAAAGATCACACCCGACTCCTACGCCATCAGCTGG CTGGGCAGCTTGTTTTCCAGTCACTGCCTTCCAGATGTTACCCAGGCCTTGTGGGACTCCTACCTCCAGCAGGCTGACCccttcctcatcttcttcctcatGCTCATCATGCTTGTCAACGCCAA AGAGACCATCCTTGCACAAGAAGGAGACAGCAAAGAGGACATCATCA AAATGCTGGAAGCGTTTCCTTCTCTTCTGGAGTCCGAAGACATTgaagatttgttttctttggccCAGTATTACCAGAGCAAGACGCCTTTGTCTCTCAGAAAG ATGAATCAGAATCTGTTTGGTAGCAGCCTGGTGGCTCTGAAAGAGGAGGACACCGACCTGAGTCAGGCCCTgtgtctccctgtttctgtcCCTGAAATCCTGCAGgccaaccagcagcagcag GATGGGGTACGCTTCTTTGTGGTGGACTGTCGGCCTGCAGAGCAGTACAATGCTGGCCACTTGTCCACGGCCTTCCACCTGGACTCTGACCTG ATGCTCCAGAATCCCTCTGAGTTTGCTCTCTCTGTGAAATCCCTGTTGGAGGCTCAGAAGCAGTCTTTAGAGTCTGGCTCCATCGCCAGCGGAGAGCACCTGTGCTTCATGGGCAgcgggagggaggaggaggacatgtaCATGAACATGGTGCTGGCCCATTTCCTGCAG aaaaacaaagaatatgTCAGCATCGCTAAAGGAGGTTTCATGG CCCTCCAGCAGCATCTGGTAGACATGAATGTCGAAGGCCTCGACTCTTCGTACGTCCACTGGATCGTCAGCACGTCGGGATCTCACAGCAGCCTCAGCTCTGCTGAC GGAGAATCTCTGAGCAGCCCTGGAGACAGCAAAGGCGTCAAGTCCTTGGTCAACAAAATGACATTTGCTCTTAAGTCCAAGTCAGTGAACGTAAAGGAGAAGATGATCAGCTTCATTGAGAATACGTCCACCCCTGTAGACAG ACACGTGAGCAGCAGCGACCGCGTTGGCAAACCTTACCGAGGTGTTAAGCCTGTGTTCAGCATCGGTGATGAAGAGGAGTATGACACAG ATGAGATCGACAGCTCTTCCATGTCAGACGACGACAGGAAGGAGATTGTCAACATTCAGACCTGGATAAACAAACCAGATGTAAAGCATCACATTCCGTGTAATGAGGTGAAAGAAACTGGTCACATGTTCCCGAG CCACTTGCTGATCACAGCGACTCACATGTACTGCCTGAGGGAGATCGCCTCAAGGAAAGGCTTCGCCTACATCCAGTCCAGACAAGCACTGAACTCTGTGGTGAAGATCACATCCAAAAAGAAGCACCCTGAACTGATTACGTTCAAGTTTGGCAGCAACAACTCAGCTGGAGTGGAGATATCTGCGGTGGAGAG ATATTTGATACCAAACGCAGGCGATGCCACCAAGGTCATCAAGCAGCAGATCATGAAAGTCCTGGATGCTCTGGAGAGCTCGTAA
- the tbc1d23 gene encoding TBC1 domain family member 23 isoform X1 gives MADAVEEALQGSWDQDLAEALDSGGSDMEMERAIIQVQENSAQHRAKMWKIALNVSGKGDSLSPWDGVFDLPEQTLIHNRSQQLIDQLGVSEEERSDMVSDVESVITFYCKSRNITFTPELSWPHLLKPLLGLHLPRSDLYNCFYAVMNKYIPRDCVPNGRPFHLYRLLLQYHEPELCSFLDTKKITPDSYAISWLGSLFSSHCLPDVTQALWDSYLQQADPFLIFFLMLIMLVNAKETILAQEGDSKEDIIKMLEAFPSLLESEDIEDLFSLAQYYQSKTPLSLRKMNQNLFGSSLVALKEEDTDLSQALCLPVSVPEILQANQQQQDGVRFFVVDCRPAEQYNAGHLSTAFHLDSDLMLQNPSEFALSVKSLLEAQKQSLESGSIASGEHLCFMGSGREEEDMYMNMVLAHFLQKNKEYVSIAKGGFMALQQHLVDMNVEGLDSSYVHWIVSTSGSHSSLSSADGESLSSPGDSKGVKSLVNKMTFALKSKSVNVKEKMISFIENTSTPVDRISFNLPWPEKVIPDRHVSSSDRVGKPYRGVKPVFSIGDEEEYDTDEIDSSSMSDDDRKEIVNIQTWINKPDVKHHIPCNEVKETGHMFPSHLLITATHMYCLREIASRKGFAYIQSRQALNSVVKITSKKKHPELITFKFGSNNSAGVEISAVERYLIPNAGDATKVIKQQIMKVLDALESS, from the exons ATGGCGGATGCCGTGGAGGAAGCTCTTCAGGGCAGCTG GGACCAGGATCTAGCTGAGGCTCTAGACTCTGGCGGTTCTGacatggagatggagagagccATCATCCAGGTCCAGGAGAATTCAGCTCAGCACAGGGCTAAGATGTGGAAG ATCGCACTAAATGTCTCTGGGAAAGGAGACAGTCTGTCCCCCTGGGACGGCGTCTTCGATTTGCCCGAACAGACACTTATTCATAACCGTAGTCAACAGCTGATTG ACCAGCTGGGAGtttcagaggaagagaggagcgACATGGTGTCCGACGTTGAGTCGGTCATCACTTTCTACTGTAAGTCCCGCAACATTACCTTCACTCCAGAGCTGAGCTGGCCGCACCTGCTCAAGCCTCTTCTGGGCCTTCACCTTCCCCGCAGCGACCTCTACAACTGCTTCTACGCGGTCATGAACAAGTACATCCCCAG ggacTGTGTGCCAAACGGTCGACCTTTCCACCTGTacagactgctgctgcagtaCCACGAGCCCGAGCTCTGCTCCTTCTTGGACACCAAAAAGATCACACCCGACTCCTACGCCATCAGCTGG CTGGGCAGCTTGTTTTCCAGTCACTGCCTTCCAGATGTTACCCAGGCCTTGTGGGACTCCTACCTCCAGCAGGCTGACCccttcctcatcttcttcctcatGCTCATCATGCTTGTCAACGCCAA AGAGACCATCCTTGCACAAGAAGGAGACAGCAAAGAGGACATCATCA AAATGCTGGAAGCGTTTCCTTCTCTTCTGGAGTCCGAAGACATTgaagatttgttttctttggccCAGTATTACCAGAGCAAGACGCCTTTGTCTCTCAGAAAG ATGAATCAGAATCTGTTTGGTAGCAGCCTGGTGGCTCTGAAAGAGGAGGACACCGACCTGAGTCAGGCCCTgtgtctccctgtttctgtcCCTGAAATCCTGCAGgccaaccagcagcagcag GATGGGGTACGCTTCTTTGTGGTGGACTGTCGGCCTGCAGAGCAGTACAATGCTGGCCACTTGTCCACGGCCTTCCACCTGGACTCTGACCTG ATGCTCCAGAATCCCTCTGAGTTTGCTCTCTCTGTGAAATCCCTGTTGGAGGCTCAGAAGCAGTCTTTAGAGTCTGGCTCCATCGCCAGCGGAGAGCACCTGTGCTTCATGGGCAgcgggagggaggaggaggacatgtaCATGAACATGGTGCTGGCCCATTTCCTGCAG aaaaacaaagaatatgTCAGCATCGCTAAAGGAGGTTTCATGG CCCTCCAGCAGCATCTGGTAGACATGAATGTCGAAGGCCTCGACTCTTCGTACGTCCACTGGATCGTCAGCACGTCGGGATCTCACAGCAGCCTCAGCTCTGCTGAC GGAGAATCTCTGAGCAGCCCTGGAGACAGCAAAGGCGTCAAGTCCTTGGTCAACAAAATGACATTTGCTCTTAAGTCCAAGTCAGTGAACGTAAAGGAGAAGATGATCAGCTTCATTGAGAATACGTCCACCCCTGTAGACAG AATATCTTTCAATCTGCCTTGGCCAGAGAAGGTGATTCCTGATCG ACACGTGAGCAGCAGCGACCGCGTTGGCAAACCTTACCGAGGTGTTAAGCCTGTGTTCAGCATCGGTGATGAAGAGGAGTATGACACAG ATGAGATCGACAGCTCTTCCATGTCAGACGACGACAGGAAGGAGATTGTCAACATTCAGACCTGGATAAACAAACCAGATGTAAAGCATCACATTCCGTGTAATGAGGTGAAAGAAACTGGTCACATGTTCCCGAG CCACTTGCTGATCACAGCGACTCACATGTACTGCCTGAGGGAGATCGCCTCAAGGAAAGGCTTCGCCTACATCCAGTCCAGACAAGCACTGAACTCTGTGGTGAAGATCACATCCAAAAAGAAGCACCCTGAACTGATTACGTTCAAGTTTGGCAGCAACAACTCAGCTGGAGTGGAGATATCTGCGGTGGAGAG ATATTTGATACCAAACGCAGGCGATGCCACCAAGGTCATCAAGCAGCAGATCATGAAAGTCCTGGATGCTCTGGAGAGCTCGTAA